In Alosa sapidissima isolate fAloSap1 chromosome 11, fAloSap1.pri, whole genome shotgun sequence, a single window of DNA contains:
- the lrrc10 gene encoding leucine-rich repeat-containing protein 10: MGNVLRGIVAFIPTERCQQFLVGDIKEMPLDCTLDLSCRQLRHFPNRICVFNELVKLYLSDNHLSSLPPDLKRLCKLQLLALDFNCFEEFPVAICSLPELNILYLGNNRLADLPQEMTKLKELKTLWLESNCLTIFPDVICQLPNLKTLHLGYNQIRTLPTELSGLEELRSIWLAGNLLSEFPTVLLEMHFLEVIDVDRNRIRHFPCLSHLQALKLIIYDHNPCVNVPVVGEGVRRVGRWADCDDDEDDEDMGKVLSEPFGEAKEHIPENDTKSETVVAPDLNELL, encoded by the coding sequence ATGGGTAATGTCCTGCGTGGTATTGTGGCCTTCATACCCACAGAGCGCTGTCAGCAATTCTTGGTGGGTGACATTAAGGAGATGCCCTTGGATTGTACACTGGATCTGAGTTGCCGCCAGTTAAGACACTTTCCAAACAGAATCTGTGTTTTTAATGAGCTGGTTAAGCTGTACCTAAGTGACAACCATCTGAGCAGCCTTCCGCCAGATTTGAAAAGATTGTGCAAGCTACAACTGCTGGCCCTGGACTTCAACTGTTTTGAAGAGTTTCCTGTTGCTATATGTAGCTTGCCAGAGCTTAATATTCTTTACCTTGGTAACAACCGTTTGGCTGATCTTCCTCAGGAAATGACAAAACTGAAAGAGCTGAAGACCCTGTGGTTGGAGAGTAACTGCCTCACTATTTTTCCCGACGTGATTTGTCAGCTCCCAAACCTCAAGACACTCCATCTGGGCTACAACCAAATCCGTACCTTGCCCACTGAGTTAAGCGGGCTGGAAGAGCTGCGCAGTATTTGGCTGGCAGGCAACTTGCTGAGTGAGTTTCCAACAGTGCTACTAGAGATGCACTTCCTGGAAGTGATTGATGTGGACCGCAATCGCATTCGTCACTTTCCCTGCCTGTCCCATTTGCAAGCGCTGAAGCTAATTATATACGACCATAACCCCTGTGTGAATGTACCAGTGGTTGGAGAGGGTGTAAGACGAGTTGGCCGCTGGGCAGACTgcgatgatgatgaggatgatgaggataTGGGAAAAGTGCTGTCAGAGCCTTTTGGGGAGGCAAAGGAGCATATTCCAGAAAATGACACAAAATCAGAGACAGTGGTAGCCCCTGACCTCAATGAACTTTTGTAG
- the fnbp4 gene encoding formin-binding protein 4 isoform X1, with protein sequence MGKKNRSGTGRRTILQLSPPGHRAGTSSGREDVLGSGSDDEQEGDGQEILRETIKEMNTPAVKTTQGLSLLGAYEDSDEEDEVDIQPSAPKTKLNQSADIDSTLANFMAEIDAITTQPAPPDEAPAESTAPAPTPPRPEPKPEQQTHEQNGEAQAFQYNTQYSLAGVGVEMGDWQEVWDENTGCYYYWNTQTNEVAWELPHYLAHQVQDLQHYTDSSAVNGNGVSQTAAYYSEQHAAVSASDPIVKKEAKKKEVMESVVALTSEEEERRGVAASLLAPLIPDEVKEAEERWRKRVIAVEGKMDNTDGDDDGTHPSGSPAPRDLDSISCSNQPSRSPSPVNSEAEEDTIELELALERKKAELRALEEGDGSAGGSSPCSEASQEGPHNLATKKKWKTFLRPLSPDSTSRSSDKTGLDTQEQSDSTHSKSLDKPDEDDKEKVISRLQPKEEEEPADLKFQIGELANTLTSKMEFLGINKKAISNFQLLLLQTETRIADWREGALNGSYLRRRLQEAAEHIKHYELNAAPKGWSCHWDREQRRYFYVNDRTNASQWDFPMVEEEEEEEGNKTANSSTQQDGAALTNSTSALTAPTSYWPMAPTSQPPQPPQPPLPPEDPPPPSEAPPPPPPPPESPPPPPPPPLSDDGEIEEVEMEDEEGEPPAPGTEDSKAAEAAASLGITVKAQKRKAPGSGQTNKTVTIGSSAVLYTQSSTIAAPVLAGGAYWGVSAAAVLPEAAAPPAPPAQAPPPASQLPAAPELETAKAVPVDKTKKSKKEKTKKSKTKMPSLVKKWQNIQKELDEEEKSSSSDEDRDQLNSRRIEEWKHQQLLTGKAEKNANFEVLPDDWRERLLKKRKMMQSL encoded by the exons ATGGGGAAGAAAAATCGCTCAGGAACTGGGCGAAGAACAATTCTACAGCTCTCTCCACCTGGACATCGCGCAGGCACGTCGAGTGGACGAGAAGACGTGTTGGGATCAGGATCAGATG ACGAACAAGAAGGTGATGGACAGGAAATCTTGAGAGAAACTATTAAAGAGATGAATACACCAGCAGTGAAAACCACAC AGGGTTTATCCCTTCTTGGGGCATATGAAGATAGTGATGAAGAGGATGAAGTGGATATCCAGCCATCTGCTCCAAAGACTAAACTCAACCAGTCAGCAGACATCGACAGCACCTTAGCTAATTTTATGGCT GAAATTGATGCCATAACTACGCAGCCAGCTCCACCAGATGAGGCTCCTGCTGAGAGCACTGCTCCAGCCCCTACTCCACCACGCCCCGAACCCAAACCAGAGCAGCAGACACATGAGCAGAACGGAGAAGCTCAAGCGTTCCAGTACAACACGCAGTATTCACTGGCTGGTG TTGGTGTTGAGATGGGTGATTGGCAGGAGGTATGGGATGAGAATACTGGGTGTTACTACTATTGGAACACCCAGACTAATGAGGTAGCATGGGAACTACCTCATTACCTAGCCCACCAGGTACAGGACCTACAGCATTACACAGACAG CTCCGCAGTCAATGGGAATGGTGTATCGCAAACTGCAGCATATTACTCTGAACAACATGCGGCCGTTTCTGCCAGCGACCCAATCGTGAAGAAGGAGGCAAAAAAGAAG GAAGTGATGGAGAGTGTTGTGGCCCTGaccagtgaggaggaggagaggagaggtgttgCAGCCTCTCTCCTTGCACCATTAATTCCAGATGAGGTAAAAGAGgcggaagagagatggaggaagagagtgatTGCTGTGGAAGGGAAGATGGACAACACAGATGGGGATGACGATGGTACCCACCCCTCTGGGTCACCAGCACCAAGAGACTTGGACAGCATCTCCTGTAGCAACCAGCCAAGCAGGAGTCCGTCACCAGTGAACTCGGAGGCAGAGGAAGACACAATAGAATTGGAGCTGGCTCTAGAGAGGAAAAAG GCTGAGCTCCGTGCTCTTGAAGAAGGGGATGGCAGTGCTGGAGGCTCCAGCCCCTGCTCTGAAGCTAGTCAAGAAGGCCCCCACAACTTGGCCACCAAGAAGAAGTGGAAGACTTTCTTGCGTCCCCTGAGCCCAGACTCCACTAGCCGAAGCTCTGACAAGACTGGGTTGGACACACAAGAACAGAGTGACAGTA CACATTCCAAATCTTTGGACAAGCCCGATGAAGATGACAAGGAGAAGGTTATCTCCAGATTGCAGCCCAAAGAAGAGGAAGAGCCTGCAGACCTCAAG TTCCAGATTGGAGAGCTTGCTAACACTTTAACCAGCAAAATGGAATTTTTGGGGATCAACAAAAAGGCCATATCTAACTTTCAACTCCTTTTGCTACAGACAGAG ACGCGCATAGCAGACTGGCGAGAGGGTGCGTTGAATGGATCCTACCTCCGGCGCAGGCTGCAGGAAGCTGCCGAGCATATAAAACATTATGAACTTAACGCCGCCCCTAAAGGCTGGTCCTGCCACTGGGACAG AGAACAAAGGCGATACTTCTATGTGAATGACCGGACCAATGCCTCCCAGTGGGACTTCCCcatggtggaggaagaggaagaggaagaggggaacaAAACCGCCAATTCCAGCACCCAGCAAGATGGAGCAGCACTGACCAACTCCACCAGTGCACTGACAG CACCGACATCCTACTGGCCAATGGCTCCAACCTCGCAGCCCCCCCAGCCTCCACAGCCACCTCTGCCTCCAgaggaccccccccctccctctgagGCTCCGCCGCCTCCCCCGCCACCCCCAGAGtcgcctccccctcctccccctccccccctcagtGATGATGGAGAGATCGAAGAAGTGGAGATGGAGGATGAAGAAGGAGAGCCACCAGCCCCGGGAACAGAAGACAGCAAG GCTGCAGAAGCAGCAGCCTCATTGGGAATCACGGTCAAAGCTCAGAAACGCAAAGCCCCTGGCAGTGGGCAGACAAACAAAACAGTCACCATTGGGAGCAGTGCTGTCCTTTATACCCAGTCATCTACCATAGCAG CTCCTGTGCTGGCTGGAGGGGCCTACTGGGGAGTGTCTGCTGCAGCTGTGCTCCCTGAGGCCGCTGCTCCCCCAGCTCCTCCAGCTCAAGCCCCGCCTCCAGCCTCCCAGCTGCCAGCTGCTCCGGAACTAGAGACGGCCAAGGCAGTGCCGGTGGACAAGACCAAGAAGTCTAAGAAGgaaaag ACAAAGAAAAGCAAGACTAAGATGCCATCCTTAGTGAAGAAGTGGCAGAACATCCAGAAAGAGCttgatgaggaggagaagagcagcTCTAGTGATGAAGACCGTGACCAGTTGAACAGCCGGCGCATTGAAGAGTGGAAGCACCAGCAACTCCTCAC GGGGAAGGCAGAGAAAAACGCTAACTTTGAGGTCCTACCCGACGACTGGAGGGAACGCCTGCTGAAGAAAAGGAAAATGATGCAGAGTTTGTAA
- the fnbp4 gene encoding formin-binding protein 4 isoform X2, with product MNTPAVKTTQGLSLLGAYEDSDEEDEVDIQPSAPKTKLNQSADIDSTLANFMAEIDAITTQPAPPDEAPAESTAPAPTPPRPEPKPEQQTHEQNGEAQAFQYNTQYSLAGVGVEMGDWQEVWDENTGCYYYWNTQTNEVAWELPHYLAHQVQDLQHYTDSSAVNGNGVSQTAAYYSEQHAAVSASDPIVKKEAKKKEVMESVVALTSEEEERRGVAASLLAPLIPDEVKEAEERWRKRVIAVEGKMDNTDGDDDGTHPSGSPAPRDLDSISCSNQPSRSPSPVNSEAEEDTIELELALERKKAELRALEEGDGSAGGSSPCSEASQEGPHNLATKKKWKTFLRPLSPDSTSRSSDKTGLDTQEQSDSTHSKSLDKPDEDDKEKVISRLQPKEEEEPADLKFQIGELANTLTSKMEFLGINKKAISNFQLLLLQTETRIADWREGALNGSYLRRRLQEAAEHIKHYELNAAPKGWSCHWDREQRRYFYVNDRTNASQWDFPMVEEEEEEEGNKTANSSTQQDGAALTNSTSALTAPTSYWPMAPTSQPPQPPQPPLPPEDPPPPSEAPPPPPPPPESPPPPPPPPLSDDGEIEEVEMEDEEGEPPAPGTEDSKAAEAAASLGITVKAQKRKAPGSGQTNKTVTIGSSAVLYTQSSTIAAPVLAGGAYWGVSAAAVLPEAAAPPAPPAQAPPPASQLPAAPELETAKAVPVDKTKKSKKEKTKKSKTKMPSLVKKWQNIQKELDEEEKSSSSDEDRDQLNSRRIEEWKHQQLLTGKAEKNANFEVLPDDWRERLLKKRKMMQSL from the exons ATGAATACACCAGCAGTGAAAACCACAC AGGGTTTATCCCTTCTTGGGGCATATGAAGATAGTGATGAAGAGGATGAAGTGGATATCCAGCCATCTGCTCCAAAGACTAAACTCAACCAGTCAGCAGACATCGACAGCACCTTAGCTAATTTTATGGCT GAAATTGATGCCATAACTACGCAGCCAGCTCCACCAGATGAGGCTCCTGCTGAGAGCACTGCTCCAGCCCCTACTCCACCACGCCCCGAACCCAAACCAGAGCAGCAGACACATGAGCAGAACGGAGAAGCTCAAGCGTTCCAGTACAACACGCAGTATTCACTGGCTGGTG TTGGTGTTGAGATGGGTGATTGGCAGGAGGTATGGGATGAGAATACTGGGTGTTACTACTATTGGAACACCCAGACTAATGAGGTAGCATGGGAACTACCTCATTACCTAGCCCACCAGGTACAGGACCTACAGCATTACACAGACAG CTCCGCAGTCAATGGGAATGGTGTATCGCAAACTGCAGCATATTACTCTGAACAACATGCGGCCGTTTCTGCCAGCGACCCAATCGTGAAGAAGGAGGCAAAAAAGAAG GAAGTGATGGAGAGTGTTGTGGCCCTGaccagtgaggaggaggagaggagaggtgttgCAGCCTCTCTCCTTGCACCATTAATTCCAGATGAGGTAAAAGAGgcggaagagagatggaggaagagagtgatTGCTGTGGAAGGGAAGATGGACAACACAGATGGGGATGACGATGGTACCCACCCCTCTGGGTCACCAGCACCAAGAGACTTGGACAGCATCTCCTGTAGCAACCAGCCAAGCAGGAGTCCGTCACCAGTGAACTCGGAGGCAGAGGAAGACACAATAGAATTGGAGCTGGCTCTAGAGAGGAAAAAG GCTGAGCTCCGTGCTCTTGAAGAAGGGGATGGCAGTGCTGGAGGCTCCAGCCCCTGCTCTGAAGCTAGTCAAGAAGGCCCCCACAACTTGGCCACCAAGAAGAAGTGGAAGACTTTCTTGCGTCCCCTGAGCCCAGACTCCACTAGCCGAAGCTCTGACAAGACTGGGTTGGACACACAAGAACAGAGTGACAGTA CACATTCCAAATCTTTGGACAAGCCCGATGAAGATGACAAGGAGAAGGTTATCTCCAGATTGCAGCCCAAAGAAGAGGAAGAGCCTGCAGACCTCAAG TTCCAGATTGGAGAGCTTGCTAACACTTTAACCAGCAAAATGGAATTTTTGGGGATCAACAAAAAGGCCATATCTAACTTTCAACTCCTTTTGCTACAGACAGAG ACGCGCATAGCAGACTGGCGAGAGGGTGCGTTGAATGGATCCTACCTCCGGCGCAGGCTGCAGGAAGCTGCCGAGCATATAAAACATTATGAACTTAACGCCGCCCCTAAAGGCTGGTCCTGCCACTGGGACAG AGAACAAAGGCGATACTTCTATGTGAATGACCGGACCAATGCCTCCCAGTGGGACTTCCCcatggtggaggaagaggaagaggaagaggggaacaAAACCGCCAATTCCAGCACCCAGCAAGATGGAGCAGCACTGACCAACTCCACCAGTGCACTGACAG CACCGACATCCTACTGGCCAATGGCTCCAACCTCGCAGCCCCCCCAGCCTCCACAGCCACCTCTGCCTCCAgaggaccccccccctccctctgagGCTCCGCCGCCTCCCCCGCCACCCCCAGAGtcgcctccccctcctccccctccccccctcagtGATGATGGAGAGATCGAAGAAGTGGAGATGGAGGATGAAGAAGGAGAGCCACCAGCCCCGGGAACAGAAGACAGCAAG GCTGCAGAAGCAGCAGCCTCATTGGGAATCACGGTCAAAGCTCAGAAACGCAAAGCCCCTGGCAGTGGGCAGACAAACAAAACAGTCACCATTGGGAGCAGTGCTGTCCTTTATACCCAGTCATCTACCATAGCAG CTCCTGTGCTGGCTGGAGGGGCCTACTGGGGAGTGTCTGCTGCAGCTGTGCTCCCTGAGGCCGCTGCTCCCCCAGCTCCTCCAGCTCAAGCCCCGCCTCCAGCCTCCCAGCTGCCAGCTGCTCCGGAACTAGAGACGGCCAAGGCAGTGCCGGTGGACAAGACCAAGAAGTCTAAGAAGgaaaag ACAAAGAAAAGCAAGACTAAGATGCCATCCTTAGTGAAGAAGTGGCAGAACATCCAGAAAGAGCttgatgaggaggagaagagcagcTCTAGTGATGAAGACCGTGACCAGTTGAACAGCCGGCGCATTGAAGAGTGGAAGCACCAGCAACTCCTCAC GGGGAAGGCAGAGAAAAACGCTAACTTTGAGGTCCTACCCGACGACTGGAGGGAACGCCTGCTGAAGAAAAGGAAAATGATGCAGAGTTTGTAA